In a genomic window of Methanogenium sp. S4BF:
- a CDS encoding Zn-ribbon domain-containing protein → MAHKCTQCGREFQDGSNVILKGCPSCGGKKFLFIRPQDMHKDVLEEKSIKQIAEETKEQFLEIKEEKQRPETASTSKHVEMYDRIESITVINPGSYELNLEKLAESDELVIRMGNDDRYMVDIHSMGKSSKSKPKKKPDKKR, encoded by the coding sequence ATGGCACATAAGTGCACACAATGCGGACGGGAATTTCAGGACGGATCAAATGTTATCCTCAAGGGATGCCCCAGCTGTGGCGGAAAAAAATTTCTCTTCATCCGCCCACAGGATATGCACAAGGATGTGCTTGAGGAAAAGAGCATAAAACAGATCGCAGAAGAGACAAAGGAACAGTTTCTGGAGATAAAGGAAGAGAAACAGAGACCGGAGACTGCCAGCACCTCCAAACATGTGGAGATGTATGACAGAATCGAAAGCATCACGGTCATCAATCCCGGCTCCTATGAACTCAATCTGGAGAAGCTCGCGGAAAGTGATGAACTGGTTATCAGAATGGGGAACGATGACCGGTATATGGTTGATATTCATTCGATGGGGAAAAGTTCTAAATCGAAACCGAAGAAAAAACCGGATAAAAAACGGTAA
- a CDS encoding DUF2073 domain-containing protein, whose amino-acid sequence MIQGVQIDLISADRLEKMTTMEKIRLILDDVMEGNIVVLEKGLTPDEQSRLIEITMLEITPDGFSGIEMETYAAKDSGSSGGLFGKLLGKKGPGTRMTVIGPANQMKTIKKDKDLISAWVSSR is encoded by the coding sequence ATGATACAGGGAGTTCAGATAGACCTGATTTCAGCAGACAGGCTTGAAAAAATGACAACCATGGAAAAGATTCGTCTAATCCTTGATGATGTCATGGAAGGGAACATCGTTGTTCTGGAAAAAGGGCTTACCCCGGATGAACAGAGCAGGCTAATTGAAATTACCATGCTTGAAATTACTCCTGACGGATTTTCAGGAATTGAGATGGAAACCTATGCAGCAAAGGATTCTGGTTCTTCAGGAGGACTGTTCGGAAAACTTCTGGGAAAGAAGGGTCCCGGAACACGCATGACCGTTATCGGCCCTGCCAACCAGATGAAAACAATAAAGAAGGACAAAGACCTCATAAGCGCCTGGGTATCATCACGGTGA